One stretch of Arachis hypogaea cultivar Tifrunner chromosome 20, arahy.Tifrunner.gnm2.J5K5, whole genome shotgun sequence DNA includes these proteins:
- the LOC112785077 gene encoding uncharacterized protein, with protein sequence MASLGTTPAHVSSNSYFRRRSTFNIKQRCVPITVRCSLQPPIRFHNHKSRRSLSISIALSSFLLTFPNRALAEGNIFDKYVKRKKLDPLEAYVPAVILTQFQIKDLEKTIEGDEPQFGLCRSLLRSGPAASLRVNIRAMAQYAFDSGNGKTAFNKVDECLRSLEELDSLLLHASRKDPKASVKSMKDKINTALTAIDSLLQTVPSDVLSKGKVIADSYRDPAEVEIETLDPNLKQLESIL encoded by the exons ATGGCGTCACTTGGCACCACTCCTGCGCATGTTAGCAGCAACAGCTACTTCCGACGCCGATCAACTTTCAACATCAAACAGCGGTGTGTGCCTATTACAGTGAGGTGTTCACTGCAACCACCAATTAGATTCCACAACCACAAGAGTCGTCGATCTCTGTCCATCTCCAtagctctctcttctttccttctcaCTTTTCCTAACC GTGCTCTTGCTGAAGGAAATATTTTCGATAAATATGTTAAGAG AAAAAAGCTTGATCCTCTAGAGGCCTATGTGCCAGCTGTCATACTTACACAGTTCCAGATCAAAGATCTGG AAAAAACAATAGAGGGTGATGAACCCCAGTTTGGCCTATGCCGCTCTCTACTTCGTTCTGGACCTGCAGCATCCCTCCGTGTAAACATTCGTGCA ATGGCGCAGTATGCATTTGACAGTGGAAATGGTAAAACTGCATTTAACAAAGTCGATGAATGTCTCAG GTCGCTAGAGGAGCTTGATTCCTTACTTCTACATGCTTCAAGAAAGGATCCTAAAGCCTCGGTCAAATCAATGAAAGACAAGATCAATACAGCCCTTACCGCTATTGACAg CCTCTTACAAACTGTACCTTCTGATGTGCTAAGTAAAGGAAAGGTTATAGCTGATTCATACAGAGACCCTGCTGAAGTAGAAATAGAGACTTTAGACCCTAATTTAAAGCAATTAGAATCAATACTATGA